DNA sequence from the Actinomycetota bacterium genome:
AAATTTCATTCTGATCTTTATCTAATTTCTGGTTCTTAATTAATTTCTGTTCTTTTAAGGGTAATTGTTTCTTTGGATCTGGAAGAGCTATCCATCTTCCTTTCATATCAATTTCTACAGGAATTATCTTATATTTGTTCATATCCAAATGCTCTATAACACTTGCTCCCGTACTGAGAGAAACTTCTCTTTCTGCTGAAGTTCCTCCCATAAGAATTGCAACTTTTGTCTTTTCTTTCATACTACAATTCCTTAATAAAAAAATATTTTTAAATTTAGCTATATTTTACTTTGGCAGTGATGAATAATCTTATTACTTCCTCAGCAGCTTTTTCTAAAAATAATGATGCATTCTTTAAGGACTTGTTTAGACTAATTGGTCTAGGGATGATTGAGAATATTGCATCAACCCCACTCTCATGTAATTTTGACCTGTCATCAGCCACAGAACCAGAAATAATAACAACTGGGATTTTTAATTCTTTAGCTACACTAATAACACCAGTTGGAGCTTTACCCATTAAGGTCTGGGCATCAGTTGAACCCTCACCTGTAATTGCTAAATCAACATTTTCCATTCTTTTTCTTAAATTTATAGTATCTATAACTATATTTATTCCAGGTCTAAGTTTTGCGTCTAAAAATGCAACAAGACCAGCCCCAAGTCCTCCAGCTGCTCCAGCTCCTTTTAAATTTTCAATATCTTTTCCTAAATCTTTTTTTATCACTTTTGTAAAATTTTTTAAACCTTCATCTAATCTTTTTACCTCATCAGGTTTCGCCCCCTTTTGTGGACTATAAACATAAGCAGCACCTTTTAATCCGGTAAGAGGATTATCTACATCACATGCAATCTCAAAGATAGTGTTAACTACTCTTGGATCTCTATTTTTAATATCAATTCTAAATAGCTTCTCTAATTGAACTCCACCAAACCCTAACTCTTTTCCCTTTTTATCATAAAATTTTATCCCAAGGGACTGTGCCATACCCATTCCGCCATCAGTAGTCGAGCTCCCTCCTATACCAACTATCACTTTCTCAACACCAGAATCCAAAGCGCTTTTTATCATATCCCCTGTGCCATATGTTGTTGTATATAGTGGATTTCTTTTACTCTCAGGAACAAGCCACAACCCAGAGGCAGCTGCCATCTCAACAACAGCTGTTTTATTATCTCCTAATATTCCATATTTAGCACTTATCTTTTCTCCCAATGGTCCTGTAGCATCACAAATAACATGTCTACCAGATGTTGCAGCCACTAATGCATCTACTGTTCCTTCTCCACCATCTGCTATCGGGCATAGAACTGTCTCGATATTTTTATTAACTTTTTTTATGCCCTTCTCGATGGATTTTGCTGCTTCTATAGAAGAGAGACTTTCTCTAAATTTATCTGGAGCTATTAATATCTTCATTCAAATTAACCTATATAAACTAATTTATATTTAAGACTCTTCTCTAAAAAGCGTAGTAAATATTATTTATTTTAAATTATTTTTTTTAAAATTTACACTATTCTCCAAAAAATGTAATCAATATTATTTTTTTTAAATTATTTATTTAAAAAATTTAAGCTTTTCTCTAAAAAGTATAGTTATCTAAAAATGTAGTCCTCTCCCCTCGTGAAAGGAGTAAGAAGATCTTCTCTTATTACTCCCCTCCCCTCGTGGGAGGGGATTTTAGGGGAGGGGGAAATATTTAAATTATTAAATTTACACCCTCTCCCTATCCCTCTCCCATCAAGGGAGAGGGAATCTAT
Encoded proteins:
- a CDS encoding glycerate kinase, producing MKILIAPDKFRESLSSIEAAKSIEKGIKKVNKNIETVLCPIADGGEGTVDALVAATSGRHVICDATGPLGEKISAKYGILGDNKTAVVEMAAASGLWLVPESKRNPLYTTTYGTGDMIKSALDSGVEKVIVGIGGSSTTDGGMGMAQSLGIKFYDKKGKELGFGGVQLEKLFRIDIKNRDPRVVNTIFEIACDVDNPLTGLKGAAYVYSPQKGAKPDEVKRLDEGLKNFTKVIKKDLGKDIENLKGAGAAGGLGAGLVAFLDAKLRPGINIVIDTINLRKRMENVDLAITGEGSTDAQTLMGKAPTGVISVAKELKIPVVIISGSVADDRSKLHESGVDAIFSIIPRPISLNKSLKNASLFLEKAAEEVIRLFITAKVKYS